A stretch of the Hemitrygon akajei unplaced genomic scaffold, sHemAka1.3 Scf000065, whole genome shotgun sequence genome encodes the following:
- the LOC140721930 gene encoding killer cell lectin-like receptor 7 — MDQNVSYMTAKLGKNYSRSPSRAEPDVQYAEVNFKTPSAPRVRADRDGLNSTYSDLNFRRKEPCIDESECPRIAQGPGRLSTITQTAESDVSYAEVNFKALSAPRVRTDRAAQERESKVKIGNRPYRLICLLCLVTAALIVIVVGLSIHVSQIRQSTFTSDRNCHELNSTVEFKASLLNSNLSDLKRMNSDLHHQFTELETKYRSVNEAKAQFCELLTSRRAQAFSQNWIRNDGPCYFISTVNTSYDEAKQNCSKFDSKLLEINSTEEENFVVKAIRDGGISHWIGKCKDGKVASNVMFRLSGGDPECAVCTWYSESKPCDEVRTRFICEKSAHSCPVISEKIQDLCHQPLGPT; from the exons ATGGACCAGAACGTGAGCTACATGACTGCGAAGTTGGGAAAAAATTACTCACGGTCTCCTTCCCGAG CTGAACCTGATGTGCAGTACGCGGAAGTGAATTTCAAGACCCCCTCGGCGCCCCGGGTCCGTGCTGATCGAG ACGGTCTGAACTCCACCTACTCAGATCTGAACTTTCGGAGAAAGGAACCCTGCATCGATGAGAGCGAATGTCCTCGCATTGCCCAGGGACCCGGCAGGTTGTCAACCATTAcacaaacag CTGAATCTGATGTATCGTATGCGGAAGTTAATTTCAAGGCCCTCTCGGCGCCCCGGGTCCGAACAGATCGAG CTGCGCAAGAACGGGAGTCgaaagtgaagatcggaaatagaccgtaccgtctgatctgcctactctgcctagttacagCCGCCCTAATCGTGATTGTGGTCGGACTCTCGATTCATG tatcacagattcgtcagtctacgTTCACCTCCGACCGAAACTgccatgagttaaactcaaccgTTGAATTCAAGGCTTCTCTgctcaactctaatctgtccgATCTTAAACGAATGAACAGCGATCTCCATCACCAGTTCACTGAgctggaaacgaagtacagatctgtcaacgaagcCAAGGCTCagttctgtgaattgttgaccagcagaagag CGCAAGCGTTTTCCCAGAACTGGATCAGAAATGATGGCCCGTGTTATTTTATATCCACGGTTAACACTTCCTACGATGAAGCGAAGCAGAATTGTTCGAAATTTGATTCtaaacttcttgaaataaattcaacagAAGAAGAG aattttGTTGTCAAAGCTATCCGCGACGGTGGCATTTcacactggattggaaaatgcaaagaCGG GAAAGTGGCTTCGAATGTCATGTTCCGGCTGAGCGGTGGGGACCCCGAATGCGCTGTATGTACATGGTACAGTGAGAGTAAACCTTGCGATGAGGTTCGCACGcgcttcatctgtgagaagtctgcACATTCGTGCCCAGTTATTTCTGaaaagatccaggatctctgtcacCAACCACTGGGACCGACTTGA